A window from Moritella yayanosii encodes these proteins:
- a CDS encoding DUF2586 domain-containing protein yields MWPVVQVNTLNQMQGPVTEVERHFLFIGLGSTNTGKLLSVNTDTDFDQQLGADDSALKSNVRAAMLNAGQNWSAAVYVMASGEKWDEAALKAQETQSFEAVILCDPTSDQATVTAAQALYHTLIAKYGRWQFMALCTPEIGELQSWSDYEATTVAIQDTIAADGVMLIPQVFPDALGKLMGRLCNRSVSIADSPCRVKTGALIGDVTLPVDKDGVTLSTATLKALEQNRFSVPCWYPDVDGIYWADGRMLDVEGGDYQVVENRRVIDKVARRVRVLCIADLGDRSFNSTPFSTKSAQSRYARPLREMSKSITIGKQMFPGDIQPPSADAITINWVGRNKVEIYIKAKPYDCPKEIVANLMLDLSNPGDAA; encoded by the coding sequence TGTTCATCGGTCTAGGCAGTACCAATACCGGCAAACTATTGTCAGTCAATACCGATACCGATTTTGACCAGCAGCTTGGCGCTGATGATTCAGCTCTGAAAAGTAACGTGAGAGCCGCAATGCTTAACGCAGGTCAGAATTGGAGTGCAGCGGTTTATGTCATGGCAAGTGGTGAGAAATGGGATGAAGCAGCGCTCAAAGCCCAAGAAACCCAAAGCTTTGAAGCTGTGATCTTGTGTGACCCAACATCAGACCAAGCAACGGTGACAGCAGCGCAAGCGCTTTATCATACCTTGATTGCCAAGTATGGCCGTTGGCAATTCATGGCGTTATGTACTCCTGAAATTGGTGAACTTCAGTCGTGGTCTGACTATGAAGCTACCACTGTGGCTATCCAGGATACGATTGCCGCCGATGGCGTGATGCTTATTCCGCAAGTATTCCCCGATGCCCTGGGTAAATTAATGGGCCGTTTATGCAACCGCAGCGTATCTATTGCCGATTCACCGTGCCGCGTTAAAACAGGTGCATTAATTGGTGATGTGACACTGCCGGTGGATAAAGATGGGGTAACGCTCAGCACCGCCACATTAAAGGCGTTAGAACAAAACCGCTTCTCTGTGCCTTGCTGGTATCCAGATGTTGACGGTATCTACTGGGCCGATGGCCGTATGTTAGATGTTGAAGGCGGTGATTATCAGGTCGTAGAAAACCGTCGTGTGATCGACAAAGTTGCCCGTCGTGTACGGGTGTTGTGTATCGCCGATTTGGGTGACCGTTCATTTAACAGCACACCGTTTAGTACTAAATCAGCGCAAAGTCGTTACGCTCGACCACTGCGTGAGATGTCAAAAAGCATCACCATTGGTAAGCAGATGTTCCCTGGTGATATTCAACCCCCATCAGCGGATGCCATCACTATCAATTGGGTTGGTCGCAATAAGGTAGAAATTTATATCAAAGCCAAACCTTACGATTGCCCGAAAGAGATTGTTGCCAATCTGATGTTAGACCTTAGTAATCCGGGAGATGCAGCATGA
- a CDS encoding phage protein: protein MSKRLSGMNFDIDIFGTVIHVEKASVSISDDSAVSTTRGVPDGHTDGAVSADVEYELDTKNFKLLGEVAKNAGSWRGIEPHDCLFYGNAGGEELTIEVFGVKLLLESILDVDPSSSDKTKHKVKGLVTSPDFIHIDGVPYLSREDTRDLVG from the coding sequence ATGAGCAAACGTTTAAGTGGTATGAATTTCGACATTGATATTTTCGGTACCGTCATTCATGTGGAAAAAGCCTCAGTGTCTATTTCGGATGATTCTGCAGTATCAACAACCCGCGGTGTACCAGATGGTCATACCGATGGTGCGGTAAGTGCAGATGTTGAATATGAACTGGATACTAAAAACTTCAAGTTACTCGGTGAAGTAGCAAAAAATGCAGGTAGCTGGCGTGGTATTGAACCGCATGACTGCCTATTTTACGGCAATGCCGGTGGTGAAGAACTCACCATTGAAGTGTTTGGCGTAAAGCTATTACTGGAAAGTATCTTAGATGTTGATCCGTCTTCATCAGATAAAACGAAGCACAAAGTGAAAGGCTTAGTAACCAGTCCTGATTTTATCCATATCGACGGTGTTCCTTACCTTAGTAGAGAAGATACCCGCGATTTAGTGGGATAG
- a CDS encoding TraR/DksA C4-type zinc finger protein, which produces MDLLDSACALEEKQTALALTNHFANQPKQTRLKSAEECNECGLDIPKARQEAVKGCQFCIVCQALADKGKR; this is translated from the coding sequence ATGGATTTATTAGATAGTGCCTGCGCACTGGAAGAAAAACAAACTGCACTGGCATTGACGAATCACTTTGCAAACCAGCCTAAGCAAACTCGATTAAAGAGTGCTGAAGAATGTAATGAATGTGGCTTAGATATTCCTAAGGCACGACAAGAAGCCGTTAAAGGCTGTCAATTTTGTATCGTCTGCCAAGCATTGGCGGATAAAGGAAAGCGATGA
- a CDS encoding DUF5675 family protein, whose protein sequence is MKHYSLRRRYFEHGTYSTLHREDGSKVCCFVERPMLNNKPSESCIVEGTYIALPHQSPKFGACYALEAPELGVTRNGPSLRTHILIHKANSPQELQGCLAPGVAFGFVYGEWAVLNSTAAFSALMAEFAGEIVSLSISKD, encoded by the coding sequence ATGAAACATTATTCATTAAGACGCCGTTACTTTGAACATGGCACCTATTCAACACTACACCGTGAAGATGGCAGCAAAGTATGTTGTTTCGTTGAACGACCAATGTTGAATAACAAGCCTTCTGAATCTTGCATTGTTGAAGGTACTTACATTGCACTGCCACATCAATCACCGAAGTTCGGTGCTTGTTATGCACTTGAAGCGCCGGAACTGGGTGTAACCCGCAATGGCCCGAGCTTACGTACTCATATTCTGATCCACAAAGCCAATTCACCACAAGAGTTACAAGGTTGCTTAGCACCCGGTGTTGCGTTTGGTTTTGTGTATGGTGAATGGGCAGTATTGAATTCAACGGCTGCCTTTTCTGCTCTGATGGCTGAGTTTGCTGGTGAGATTGTCAGCCTTTCAATAAGTAAGGATTAG
- a CDS encoding putative phage tail assembly chaperone, with amino-acid sequence MSKAIVLVVAGNDLRFEPSLAAYNKYINEMMPHDKVAPSTNYLRRIVNKDDKAALDEVLKLPGAVMRLLAKVNEHFEADLEIEVKN; translated from the coding sequence ATGAGTAAAGCAATTGTATTAGTAGTAGCAGGTAACGACCTGCGCTTTGAACCATCATTGGCGGCGTACAACAAATATATTAATGAAATGATGCCGCATGACAAGGTTGCACCATCCACCAATTATCTGCGCCGCATTGTCAATAAAGATGATAAAGCGGCACTGGATGAAGTATTGAAACTACCAGGTGCAGTGATGCGTTTACTTGCCAAGGTCAATGAGCACTTTGAAGCTGATTTGGAAATTGAAGTAAAAAACTAA
- a CDS encoding DUF6890 family protein: MFTLKAFYLPHAPDNTESYARALWLDKSQTEKHAIAVANGIAKAFNGE, encoded by the coding sequence ATATTTACCTTAAAGGCATTTTATTTACCTCACGCGCCCGATAATACCGAAAGTTATGCCAGGGCGCTTTGGCTCGATAAATCCCAAACTGAAAAACACGCCATTGCCGTTGCTAATGGCATCGCAAAAGCATTTAACGGAGAGTGA
- a CDS encoding phage tail tape measure protein, with translation MSAHMDSLMMTIGLIDQATAPLQGIQSTITQTADAGRIGWEKMAGGTAGLVAAGFAVQAALMPAIEMDRVLGEVKSLGVVDADLQKLQQTALAFSTEYGKSATEVVQAAYDIKSAFGGINGDELADITKSSAVLAAATKADTATITNYMGTMYGVFKNQADMMGTGIWSKQVAGMTAQSVEMFKTTGKGMSDAFTSVGANATSAGISMNEQMAILGTLQATMSGSEAGTKYKSFLAGVGKAQDKLNLSFTDSQGAMLPMYDILEKLKGQFGDTLDVAESDALKNAFGSDEAVSMIKLLMADTDGLAASINTLGDVKGMGKAESMASAMTDQWERLDASWYAIRAGVFGLILPAINGVVGAMADGMGSVLEWTQMFPNITEYLGYAALAIVGGAGALAAWNLIVGLSTLVTAGWASAVGVMSSVMALASTGLTWMKGAFIGLNMTMAANPILWVVAGIVALGVAVVGIITYWDELTAALNKIWIFNQIGQMFKAVGNSVMSVINDLVFAWNVFTSVLLNTAFVQSLMSGFNALSNLFSGLFDGYVSIASGAWALIGAGVSALLLPFQVVFTSIKAFFSLLVDGPAAALAVLGSIPALFGGIADSVMSGWQLIASGVSTVVSHLFSAILFLAQPFILVGQQAMMVFGLMAQGWADFTRFLGDLSVFELLGDGINWLIDKINMIPGIEIESLVKEPLMPDVESLNIGNQAMSREKINRPISRYLQGTQVAQVPTYGYMPQMAKAMQGSGSKSMHTGDIYIKQEQPFTRAQLHEWNEMDTP, from the coding sequence ATGAGTGCTCATATGGATAGTTTAATGATGACGATTGGCTTGATTGACCAAGCTACTGCGCCATTACAAGGTATTCAGAGCACCATTACTCAAACTGCAGATGCAGGGCGCATTGGTTGGGAAAAAATGGCAGGCGGTACCGCTGGTTTAGTTGCGGCAGGTTTTGCGGTGCAAGCGGCGTTAATGCCGGCGATTGAAATGGATCGTGTACTGGGTGAAGTTAAATCACTGGGCGTTGTTGATGCAGACTTGCAAAAGTTGCAGCAAACCGCCCTGGCTTTTTCAACGGAATACGGCAAGTCGGCGACTGAAGTGGTTCAAGCCGCTTATGATATTAAGTCAGCGTTTGGCGGTATCAATGGTGATGAACTCGCTGATATTACTAAAAGCTCGGCCGTTCTTGCTGCCGCAACCAAGGCCGATACCGCAACGATCACAAATTACATGGGCACCATGTACGGCGTATTTAAAAACCAAGCCGATATGATGGGCACCGGTATTTGGTCCAAGCAAGTGGCGGGCATGACAGCACAATCGGTGGAGATGTTTAAAACCACAGGTAAGGGCATGAGTGATGCGTTTACTAGTGTCGGCGCTAATGCAACATCAGCTGGCATCTCTATGAATGAGCAAATGGCGATCCTCGGTACTTTACAAGCAACCATGTCAGGCAGTGAAGCCGGCACCAAATATAAATCATTCTTAGCTGGTGTGGGTAAAGCGCAAGACAAGTTGAATCTATCTTTTACTGATAGCCAGGGCGCGATGCTGCCAATGTATGACATTTTAGAAAAACTAAAAGGTCAGTTTGGCGACACGCTTGATGTGGCAGAGAGTGACGCATTAAAAAATGCGTTTGGTAGTGATGAGGCAGTAAGCATGATTAAGCTGTTGATGGCCGATACCGATGGACTTGCCGCCAGCATTAATACCCTTGGTGATGTAAAAGGCATGGGTAAAGCTGAAAGTATGGCTAGCGCCATGACTGATCAATGGGAACGACTTGATGCCAGTTGGTATGCCATCCGCGCAGGTGTATTTGGGCTGATATTACCCGCGATTAATGGTGTGGTTGGTGCGATGGCCGATGGTATGGGCAGTGTGCTTGAATGGACGCAGATGTTCCCGAACATCACTGAGTATCTTGGTTATGCAGCGCTGGCCATCGTCGGTGGTGCCGGTGCATTGGCCGCGTGGAATCTGATTGTTGGTTTATCGACATTAGTGACTGCAGGCTGGGCATCGGCTGTGGGCGTAATGAGTAGTGTCATGGCTTTGGCCAGTACGGGTTTAACTTGGATGAAAGGTGCATTTATTGGCTTAAACATGACGATGGCGGCTAACCCGATATTATGGGTTGTGGCGGGTATTGTTGCGTTAGGTGTGGCTGTTGTTGGCATCATCACTTATTGGGATGAGTTAACCGCAGCATTAAACAAGATCTGGATATTTAACCAAATTGGCCAGATGTTCAAAGCTGTTGGTAACAGTGTTATGTCAGTGATTAATGATCTGGTGTTTGCCTGGAACGTGTTTACATCGGTGTTATTAAATACCGCATTTGTGCAATCGCTTATGTCTGGTTTTAATGCGTTATCTAATTTATTTTCAGGCCTGTTCGATGGTTATGTGTCTATTGCATCCGGTGCGTGGGCATTGATTGGCGCAGGTGTCAGTGCATTATTACTGCCGTTTCAAGTTGTGTTTACCAGTATTAAAGCCTTTTTTAGTTTATTAGTTGATGGTCCCGCTGCAGCACTTGCCGTTCTTGGGTCTATCCCTGCATTATTCGGTGGAATAGCGGATTCAGTGATGAGTGGTTGGCAGTTAATTGCTTCGGGCGTGTCGACTGTCGTATCTCACTTGTTTAGCGCGATCCTATTTTTAGCACAGCCATTCATCCTCGTCGGTCAGCAAGCCATGATGGTGTTCGGTTTGATGGCGCAAGGTTGGGCTGACTTCACCCGTTTCTTAGGTGATTTATCAGTATTTGAATTACTCGGTGACGGCATCAATTGGTTGATAGACAAAATCAATATGATCCCGGGCATCGAAATTGAATCCCTGGTTAAAGAGCCGTTAATGCCAGATGTTGAGTCATTAAACATCGGTAACCAAGCGATGAGTCGTGAAAAAATAAACCGACCGATTAGCCGTTATTTACAAGGTACCCAAGTCGCGCAAGTGCCAACCTATGGCTACATGCCGCAGATGGCAAAAGCGATGCAGGGCAGTGGCAGTAAATCCATGCATACCGGTGATATCTATATCAAACAAGAACAGCCATTTACCCGTGCGCAGTTGCACGAATGGAACGAGATGGATACACCCTAA